GGAAGACCGCCGGGGTGGCCGCGGTGGCGGGGACGCCGGCCACGGTCAGGGCGGTGATCAGGGCGATCTCGACCGGGCCGATGCCGCCCGGGGTGGGGATCGCGGAGCCGGCCGCGTTCGCGGTGAGGAAGACCACGGCCACGGCCGCGTAGGTGACGTTGGCGCCGCCGCCGAACGCGTGCACGGAGGCGTCCAGGCAGGCGGTGAAGGAGAGCGTCAGCAGGAGGATGCCGCCGAAGCCGGTGATCAGCTTGCGGGGGGTCTGCATCAGGTCGAGCATCCGCGGGATCACGCCGAACAGCAGGGAGCGGACCCGGGTCACCACGAAGCGGCGCAGCGGGCCGACCGCGGCCACCACCAGGGCCAGCACGGCCGCGGTGAGGACGCCGATGATGACGGCCCGGGAGGCGCCGAGGTCGCCGTTGGTCTGTGAGCCGGTGATCAGGCCGAAGGCGAACAGCAGCAGCAGGTGGCCGCCGAGGCCGGCCAGCTGGGAGGCGCCGACCGAGGCGACCGCCTGGACCGGGCGGATGCCGGCCTTCTGCAGGTAGCGGGTGTTCAGGGCGATGCCGCCGACCGCCGCCGGGGCGACCAGCTTCACGAAGGAGCCGGCCAGCTGGGCGGCGACGGTGCGCCAGAACGGGAGCTTCTCCGGGACGAAGCCGGTCAGGCTCATCGCGGCGGCCACGTACGAGAACGCCGAGGCGGCCAGCGCGACCGAGGCCCAGGCCCAGTTCATCTGGGAGACCTTGAACTGGTCCGGCCGGATGGTGGTCAGGGCCAGGTAGGCGGCGAAGGTGAGCGCCACCACCATGATCAGGGTCTTGGGCTTGAGGCGCTCCAGCTTGGCGGGCTCCAGCGGGGCCTCCGGGGCGATCTGCAGGATCTGCGCCCGAATCCGGGCCAGCAGGTCCTCGCCGGCCTGGGCGATGTCCTCCTCGGCCTGCTGCTGGGTGCGCTCCCCGGCGGCGACCTGCCGGAGGGCCAGCGCCTGGGCGGCGGCCTTGCGCTCCTTGGTCATCCGCTGGAGGTCGCCGCGGGTCTGCCGGCTCAGGCCGACGGGTTGCAGCAGCGGCAGCGCCTCGGCGATCCGGGTCGGGCCGAGGACGGCGGTGGCGACGGCCACCGCGCGCTCCGGGCCGATCCGCAGGGCGAAGGTGGTGATCAGCTGGGCGACGTCGATGCGCAGGGTCAGGTCGCCGGCCGCGATGTCGCCGCCGGAGAGGTTGACCAGGCAGCCGGTCTGCTCGTCGACCACCAGCAGCGACTCGCCGGTGAGCCGGCGGTGCGCGATCCGGCGCTCGTGCAGGGTGGCGACGGACTTCCAGAACGAGGCCATCACCGCGTCGGTGACCTCCTCGTCGGCCAGGTCGTCCAGCGTCCGCCCGGCCACGTTCTCGTAGACCAGGATCGCGGCGTCCGGGCCCAGCTCGGAGGTGGCGACCAGCTGCGGGGCGCGGGCCCCGGAGGCGGCCGCCGCGTACGCGATCAGGGCCTCCTGCTCCAGCGCCTGGCGCAGTGACTGGGGGCTGCGGCGGACCGCGACGGAGCGCAGCCGCAGCCGCCGCCAGGCGCGGTAGAAGAAGCCGGACGCCTGCTGCTCGCGGTCGATGATGTGCACGTCCAGCAGCGGGCCGGTCTGCTGGGTGACCAGGTAGCGGCGGGTGCCGCCGGGCGCGGGCGGGGCCAGGTGCGCGGCGGACGGGACGAAGCCGACCTTGCGCAGGCCGATCATCAGGTGCTGCCCGGTGGGGCGGATGTTCGGCGAGCCGATCGCGTACAGCGTGCCGTACGCCACCGACCAGCCGATCAGGACGGTCAGCACCAGGGAGAGCGGGGTGGTGTTGCCGTTGATCAGCTCGGCGGCGCCGGAGAGGATCACCACCACCCACAGGGCGACCCGCCAGCGCGGGCGGCTCGACATGCCGACCGCCGTCATGTAGGCGATCACCGGCGCCAGGTAGCCGTGCACCGGGTCGGTGAGCGTGTCGCTGCCGGGGGAGCTCTGCGTCAGCGCGTTGCGGATCTCCTCGGGCGCGCCGGCGGCCACCCACCAGTCGACGCCCAGCGAGACGCCGTACGCCAGCACCGAGGCGAGCACGCCGTCGGCCACCCGCAGGCCGTCGCGTTTGATCAGCCGCTCGACGGCGAAGGCCAGCGGCACGGTCAGCACCGCGACCGAGGACACCAGCGCGGAGATCTTGGACAGCACGCCGGGGATGCGGTTGGCGTTGACCGTGATGTCGTTCTCGATGCCGGTGGTGGTGGAGACCGCCACCTGCGCCAGCACGAACACCGCGATGATGCCGAACAGCCCGGCCAGGAAGCGCAGCAGGTCGGACGGCCGGTGCGCGCGCGGGGCGAGCAGCGGCTCGTCGACGGCCAGGTACTCGCCGGCCGGCTCCTCGGCGGGCTGGTCCCCGCCCGGGCCGTAGGGCTCGTCCGGCGGCCCGTCCGGTCCGTAGGGCTCGTCCGGTCCGTCCGGCGGCCGGTCCGGCCCGCCGTCCGGCGGCAGCTGTGCGGCCACCGCTTCCTCCCCCGTGTGGTGCGCGTCCCGTGCCCGGTGGCGCAGGTCGACCGGCGGGGCGGCGGGGCCCCGCGCGGCGGAACCGTCGGTGGCGGGCTGCTCGGAGCCCTCGTCCACGTTCAATTCCGCCGTCCCGGTCATCTGGTCTTCGTCCTGGTGTGTCGCACTGCCCCGAAGATGCTGCCATGCCCGCCACCCGGGTGCGGTCCAGGGGCGGCATCCCGCGCGCCGGGTCGCCCGCACGGGGTGCTGGAAATCGACCGGATGGGGAAGAATGCGTCGGATGACCGAGCCCGAGGACGTCCCCGAGATCCCGCCGTACGCCGAGGCCGTGCTCGACCTCGCCGAGCGCATCCCGCCCGGCCGGGTGATGACGTACGGGGACGTCGCCGAGTACCTGGGCCGCGGCGGCCCCCGGCAGGTCGGCCGGGTGATGGCGCTGTACGGGGCGCCGGTGCCGTGGTGGCGGGTGATCCGGGCGGACGGGCGGCCGCTGCCCGGCCACGAGCACCGGGCGCTGCCCGAGTACCGGGCCGAGGGCACCCCGCTGCGCACCGTCGGCGGCGAGCCGCGGGTCGACCTGCGGGCCGCCCGCTGGGACGGAGGGGTCTGACCGGGAGAGGTGCGCCGGAGGGGTCTGTGGGTGCAGGATCGTAGGCTCGTCGGGCGAGCCCGCCCCCCGGCCCGCCGCCGGACCGCCCGAACCGCCTGAACCGCCTGAACCGCCGTACGACCCTGGACCGCAGTGACCTCACCGTTCCGCCTGGTGCGCAGCCCCCTCGCCCAGCCCGACCCGCCCCAGCTGGACTCCTTCCAGCAGGCGGTGGTCGAGCACGCGTCGGGGCCGCTGCTGGTGCTCGCCGGGCCCGGCACCGGCAAGACCACCACGCTGGTCGAGGCGGTCGCCCGGCGGGTCGCCGACGGCACCGCGCCCGAACGCGTCCTGGTGCTGACCTTCAGCCGCCGGGCCGCGATGGAGCTGCGCGACCGGATGACCGCCCGGATCGGCGCCACCGCCCCGCAGGCCACCACCTTCCACTCGTTCTGCTACGCCCTGCTCCGCACCCACCAGGCGCCCGAGGAGTACGCCGAGCCGCTGCGGCTGCTCTCCGGCCCCGAGCAGGACGTGATGGTCCGCGAGCTGCTGGCCGGCGGCGCCGAGGACGCGAGGGCGGGCGCCGGCACCATCGACTGGCCGCTCGACCTGCGGGCCTGCCTGACCACCCGCGGCTTCGCCGACGAGGTGCGCGCCGTGCTCGCCCGCAGCCGCGAGCTGGGCCTGGGCGAGGCGGAGCTGGAGCGCTTCGCCCGGGGCGTGCAGCGCCCCGACTGGGCCGCCGCCGCGCACTTCCTGGCCGAGTACCTGGACGTGCTGGACCTGCGCGGCGTGCTGGACTACGCCGAGCTGGTGCACCGCGCCGTGCTGCTCGCCGAGCGCCCGGACGTCGCCGCCGGGCTGCGCGGGCGCTACGACGCGGTGTTCGTCGACGAGTACCAGGACACCGACCCGGCCCAGGTCCGGCTGCTGCAGCGGCTGGCCGGCGGCGGCCGGGACCTGGTCGCGGTCGGCGACCCCGACCAGTCGATCTACGCCTTCCGCGGCGCCGACGTGAACGGCATCCTGGAGTTCCCGCACGCCTTCCCGCGCGCCGACGGCAGCCCCGCCGAGGTCAAGGTGCTGCGGGTCTCCCGGCGCTCCCGGCCGGTGCTGCTGGCCGCCTCCCGGGAGCTGGCCCGCCGGATGCCGATGGGCCGGCTGCCCGCCGACAAGCTCGCCGCGCACCGCGCCCTGCTGCCCTCCGCGGCCGGCCACGGGCGGGAGGGCGGCGCCGTCGAGGTGTACACCTACCCGACGCCCGGCGCCGAGCTCGACTCGGTCGCCGACCTGCTGCGCCGCGCCCACCTGGAGGACGGCGTGCCCTGGGGCGAGATGGCCGTGCTGGTCCGGGCCGGGTCCCGGACCATACCGGCGGTGCGCCGCGCGCTGACCGCCGCCGGCGTCCCGCTGGAGATCGACGGCGACGACCTGCCGCTGCGCGAGGAGAGCGCCGTCGTCCCGCTGCTGCTCGCCCTGCGGGTGTGCGCCGAGGGCCCCGGCGCGCTCACCGCCGACCTCGCGCACACCCTGCTCACCGGCCCGCTCGCCGCCCTGGACGGCTCCGACCTGCGCCGCCTCGGCCGCACCCTGCGCGAGGAGGAGCGCCGGGCGCTGGCCGCCGAGGGCGCCCCCGGGGCGGTCCGCCCCGCCGAGGAGCTGATCCGCGAGGCCCTGGAGCAGCCCGAACTGCTCGCCCTGCTGGCCGCCCCCTACGCCCGCCGCGCGTACGAGCTGGGCACGCTGCTGCGCAAGGTCCGGGAGCTGCTGGCCGGCGGCGCGAGCGCCGAGGACGCGCTGTGGGAGCTGTGGGACGGCTCCCGGCGCTGGCGCGAGCGGCTGGAGCGGGCCGCCCTGCGCGGCGGCCCCGCCGGGCGCAACGCCGACCGGGACCTGGACGCGCTGTGCGCCCTGTTCGAGACCGCGGCCCGCGCCGAGGAGCGGGTCACCGGCCACCGCGGCGCGCTCGACCTGCTCGCCGAGGTCGAGGCCCAGGACATCGCCGCCGACACCCTGCACGTGCGCGCGGTGCGCCCCGACGCCGTCCGGCTGATGACCGCGCACCGCTCCAAGGGCCTGGAGTGGCGGCTGGTCGTCGTCGCCGGCGTCCAGGAGGGCCTCTGGCCCGACCTGCGCCGCCGCGGCTCGCTGCTGGAGGCCGACCGGATCGGCCGCGACGGCCTGGCCGAGCCGCTGTCGGCGGGCGCGCTGCTCGCCGAGGAGCGCCGGCTGTTCTACGTCGCCGCGACCCGGGCCAAGGACCGGCTGGTGGTCACCGCCGTCAAGGCCCCGGCCGAGGACGGCGACGAGCCCTCCCGCTTCCTGCGCGAGCTCTACCGCGAGACGCTCGACCCGCGCACCGGCAAGGTGCTGGAGCGCACCCCGCCGGTCAGGGTCGCCGACGTCACCTCCCGGCCGCGCCGCCCGCTGTCGGTGCCCGCGCTGGTCGCCGAGCTGCGCGCCGTCACCGTCGACCCGGCCCGCTCCCCGCAGCTGCGCCGGGCCGCCGCCGAACGGCTCGCCACCCTGGCCGCCGCCCTGGACGAGGAGGGCCGTCCGCTCGTCCCCGCCGCCCATCCCGACCAGTGGTGGGGCCTGGACGACCCCACCGCCGCCCCGCAGCCGCTGCGCGAGCCCGGGCAGCCCGTCGGGCTCTCCGGCAGCGGCCTGGAGCAGCTGGAGTCCTGCACGCTCCAGTGGTTCCTGGAGAAGGACGTCAGGGCGGGCACCACCGCCTCCGCCGCCCAGGGCTTCGGCAACGTGGTGCACGCCCTCGCCGACGAGGTCGGCTCCGGCCGCACCCCCGCCGACCTGGCCGTCCTGATGGAGCGCCTGGACACCGTCTGGGACGCGCTGGCCTTCGACGCGCCGTGGAAGTCCGCCCAGGAGAAGGGCGAGGCCCGGGCCGCCCTGGAGCGCTTCCTGCGCTGGCACGTGCTGGAGCGCGGGCGCACCACCGTCGCCACCGAGCACGGCTTCGACCTGACGCTGGAGGTCGGCGGCGTCGCGGTGCGCGTCCGCGGCTCGATGGACCGGGTGGAGACCGACGCCGCGGGCCGCGCCTACGTCGTCGACTTCAAGACCGGCAAGCAGGTCCCGACCGACAAGTCGCTGCCCGAGCACCGCCAACTCGCCGTCTACCAGCTGGCGGTGGGCAACGGCGCGCTCGACCCGCTGCCCGGCTTCGAGCACGGCGCCACCCCCGGCGGGGCCGAGCTGGTGCACCTGCGCGAACCCGCCAAGGGCGACCCGGAGGCCCCCAAGGTGCAGCGGCAGCTGCCCGAGGAGAGCACCCCCTGGATCGAGGACCTGCTGGTCACCACCGCCGGGAAGGTGCTCGCCGAGAGGTTCACCCCCACCGCGGGCGAGCGCTGCGGGCGCTGCTCCTTCCGCGGCAGCTGCTCCGCGCAGCGGGACGGGCGGCATGTCGTCGACTGAGCCGCTCCGGCACCCGGCCCAGCTCCGCGACCTGCTCGGCGTCCCGTTCAACGACGAGCAGCTGGCGGCCCTCGGCGCGCCCATGGAGCCCGGCGTGATCGTGGCCGGCGCGGGCTCCGGCAAGACCACCGTGATGGCCGCCCGGGTGGTCTGGCTGGTCGGCTCCGGCGCGGTCCGCCCCGAGCAGGTGCTCGGCCTGACCTTCACCAACAAGGCGGCCGGCGAACTCGCCGAACGCGTCCGCGCCGCCCTGCTGCGGGCCGGGGTCCGCGCGGCGGACGAGGACGCCCTCGGCGAACCGCAGGTCTCCACCTACCACGCCTTCGCCGGCACCCTGCTCAAGGAGCACGGCCTGCGCCTGGGCATCGAACCCGACGTCCGGCTGCTCGCCGACGCCACCCGCTTCCAGCTCGCCGCCCGGGTCCTGCGCCAGGCCCGCGGCCCGTTCCCGGCGCTCACCGGCACCTTCAGCGCGCTGGTCGCCGAGATCATCGCGCTGGACTCCGAACTCGCCGAGCACCTGGTCGAGCCCGCACGGCTGCGCGCGTACGACCAGGAGCTGCTCGACCGGCTGGCCACCGTCAGGCTCTCCAACGAGGACCTGCGGGCCGTCCCGAAGGCCGCCCGCGGCCGGCAGGAACTGCTGCAGCTGGTCGAGGACTACCGGGCCCGCAAGCAGAAGCTCGGCCTGCTCGACTTCGGCGACCAGATCGCCGCCTCCGCCCGGCTGGCCCAGCAGCGCCCCGAGGTCGGCCGGCTGCTGCGCGAGCAGTACCGGGTGGTGCTGCTGGACGAGTACCAGGACACCTCCGTCGCCCAGCGCCTCATGCTGGCGGGCCTGTTCGGCGGCTCCGCCGGGGCCGGGCACCCCGTCACCGCGGTCGGCGACCCCTGCCAGGCGATCTACGGCTGGCGCGGCGCCTCGGTCGCCAACCTGGACGACTTCCCGCGGCACTTCCCGCGCGCCGACGGCGGCCCGGCGCACCGCTTCTCGCTCAGCGAGAACCGCCGCAGCGGCGGCCGGCTGCTCGCCTTCGCCAACGAACTCGCCGCCCCGCTGCGCGAGATGCACGAGGGCGTGGCGGCGCTGCGCCCGGCCCCCGGCGCCGAACTCGACGGCTACGTGCGGGCCGCGCTGCTGCCCACCCACGCCGAGGAGGTCGACTGGCTGGCCGACTCGATCGCCCACCTGGTGCGCACCGGCACCGCGCCCGGCCGGATCGCGGTGCTCTGCCGGGCCGGCGGCGCCTTCCCCGACCTGCACGCCGCGCTGGTCGCCCGGCAGGTCCCGGTCGAGGTGGTCGGCCTCGGCGGGCTGCTCCAACTCCCGGAGGTGGCGGACCTGGTGGCGGTCTGCGAGGTGCTCCAGGACCCGACCGCCAACGCCGCCCTGGTCCGGCTGCTGATCGGCCCGCGCTGGCGCACCGGCCCGCGCGACCTGGCCCTGCTCGGCCGCCGGGCCGCCGAGCTGGTCCGCACCGCCCGCCCCGGCGAGCAGGACCCGCTGGCCGCCGCCGTGGCCGGGACCGACCCGACCGAGGTGGTCTCGCTGGCCGACGCGCTGGAGACCTTCGTCGACGCCGAGCAGCCCGACGACCTGCCGTTCTCGCCCGAGGCGCGGGTCCGCTTCGCCCGCTTCGCCCGGGAGATCCGCGAACTGCGCCGGGCGCTGGCCGAACCGCTGATGGACGTCCTGCACCGGGTGCTCACCGTCACCGGCCTGGAGGTCGAGCTCTCCGCCTCCCCGCTGGCGCTGGCCGCCCGCCGCCGGGAGACGCTGCACTCCTTCCTGGACATCGCCGCCTCCTTCGCCGACCTGGACGGCGACCCCGGCCTGGCCGCCTTCCTGGGCTTCCTGCGCGCCGCCCAGGAGTACGAGCGCGGCCTGGACGCCGGGCTGCCCGGCGGCGAGGACACCGTCAAGGTGCTCACCGCGCACAAGTCCAAGGGCCTGGAGTGGGACGTGGTCGCCGTCCCCGGCCTGGTCAAGGGGGGCTTCCCGTCCGGCCAGGGGCGCGAGCGCTGGACCTCCACCCGCCGGGTGCTGCCGCACGCCCTGCGCGGCGACGCCGCCACGCTGCCCGCCGACCCGGCCTGGGACGCCAAGGGGATGGGCCGGTTCAAGCAGGAGACGGCCCGGCACGGCGCGGTCGAGGAACTGCGGCTCGGCTACGTCGCGTTCACCCGGCCGCGCTCGCTGCTGCTGGCCTCCGGGCACTGGTGGGGGCCGACCCAGAAGCGCCGCCGCGGGCCGTCGGAGTTCCTGACCGCGCTGCGCGCGCACTGCGAGCGGCCCGGCAACGGCGAGGTCGAGCACTGGGCCGCGGAGCCGGCGCAGGACGCGGAGAACCCCGCGTTCGACGTGTCGGTGGAGACCCCCTGGCCGCTGCCGCTCGACCCGACCGCCCAGCATGCCCGCCGACGGGTCGCCCGGGTGGTGCGGCAGCGGCTGGGCGGCGCGCCCGCCCCCGGGCCGGAGCCGATGGGCGCCGAGGACCAGCGGCTGCTGGCCTCCTGGGACCGCGACCTGAGCGCCCTGCTCGGCGAGTTGGAGCGCTCCCGGCGCGCCGTCCGGGACGTCGAGCTGCCCGCCTCGCTGTCCGCCACCCAGCTGATGCGGCTGGCCGCCGACCCGGACGGCTTCGCCCGCGACCTGGCCCGCCCGATGCCCCGCCCGCCCGCGCCCGCCGCCCGCCGCGGCACCCGCTTCCACGCCTGGGTGCAGTCCCGCTACGACCAGCCGCTGCTGCTCGGCCCCGACGCGCTGCCCGGCCTGGAGGCCGAGGAGATCGAGGACGAGCGCGACCTGGAGCGGCTCAAGGAGGCGTTCCTGCGCGGTCCCTACGCCGGCCGCACCCCGTACCGGGTCGAGGCGCCCTTCCAGCTGGTGCTCGGGGGCGGGTGGTGCGCGGCCGGATCGACGCGGTCTACCGGGACGCGGGCGGTGGCGCAGGGTCACCGCGCTACGAGGTGGTCGACTGGAAGACCGGCCGGGAGGACTCCGGCGACCCGGTGCAGCTCGCCGTCTACCGGCTGGCCTGGGCCGAGCAGGCGGGCGTTCCGGTGGAGCAGGTCACCGCCTCGTTCTGCTACGTCCGCTCCGGCCGGATCGAAACCCCGTCAGGACTTCTTGGCCGAAAGGAGTTGAGCGATCTTCTGATCGGGAATAGGTAGAAAAGAGTCACTCAGAGCATCCAACCCGTCACGAGATCACGCGAAACCTGTGCGCCCTGCACGTTTCGTGCCTATTGTGGGGTCGGTAACCGGTCATCCCTCGTACTCCGGCCGCCGTCAGGGCTCCCGACCCCCTGACCTCCCGTCAGACCCGCAGGTGCCGAGCAGCACCCGCACCTTCCGCTGGAGAGACCGACGTTGAGCGCGACCGGATGGATCAGGGACGTCCTCCACGGCCCCACCCCAGGCCCGGTACCGGGCACCGTCACCGGGACCTGGCCCAAGACCTCGCACGCCCTGCCGCTGATCGGCATGCTGCTGATCCTCTCCCTCGACCTGCTGACCGCCAGCCGGGTCAGCGTCGAGCCCGCCCTGACCGCCGTCCCCGCCCTCGCCGCCGTCGTCTCCCGCCGGACGTGGTACCCGCTGCTGACCGGCGCCCTGGCCGAGGCGTGCGCCTTCGGCACGGCCTGGTACCACGGCATCCTCGGCCAGTCCGTGCACACCGCCACCGTCGCCGCGATCATCGTCATCGCCGGCATCGGCCACCTCAGCGCCACCCTCCGGCTGCGGCAGGAACTCGCGCTCGCCGAGGCCCAGTTGGTCGCCGAGGTCGCCCGCCGGGTGCTGCTGCGCCCGGTCCCCGACCGGGTCGGGCCGGTCCGCGCCGCCGTCCGCTACGCCGCCGCCGCGGCGCACGCCTCGATCGGCGGCGACCTGTACGAGGTGGTCAACACCCGGCACGGCGTGCGCGCCGTGATGGGCGACGTGCGCGGCAAGGGGCTGGCCGCCGTCGAGACCGCCGCCGCCGTGCTCGGCGCGTTCCGCGAGGCCGCCCACCAGGAGCCCGCGCTGGAGCGGGTGGCCGGCTGGCTGGCCGTCAGCCTGGACCGGGCCCTGCACGAGAACGACCACCCCGGCGTCGAGGAGGAGTTCGTCACCCTGGTGCTGGTCGGCGTCCGCCCCGACGGCGTCCTGGAGATCGCCAACTGCGGCCACCCGCCGCCGGTCCTGCTCCGCGGCGAGGAGCCGCCGCACCTGCTGGCCGCCGACGAGACCGTCCCCCCGCTGGGCGTGCTCGACCCCGAGGACGTCTGCCCGCCGCTGCAACCGGTCGAGCTCCGGTCCGGCGACCGCCTGCTGCTCTACACCGACGGCGTCATCGAGGCGCGGGACCACGGCGGCGCCTTCTACCCGCTCACCGACCGGCTCCCGCTGCTCGCCGACGACGGCCCCGGCGACGTCCTGCAGCGCCTGCACGACGACGTGGTCCGGCACGTCGGCCACAAGCTCGGCGACGACGCGGCGATGCTGCTGCTCCAGTTCGACCCCGTGGCGCTGCCCGCCCAGGCGGCCCCCCGGGACCCGGGGGCCGCGGTGGGCACCGGGGCCGACGCCTGACCCCCGGGCGCTGATCAGACCTCGACCTCGACCACCAGCGGCCGGTGGTCGGAGACCCCGGTGCGGGGCGCCGAGACCGAGCCGACGGTGTTGCGCGGAACGCCGATGCCCAGGATGTGGTCGAACTGGACGGTCGGCCGGTGCGCGGGGTAGGTCGGCGTGCGGGCCAGGTCGTACCAGCCCTGCAGCCGGGTGCGCCGCGCGGTGCGGACGCGCTCGCGCCGCGCCGTGCGCTGGATCGCGTGCGCCGAGCCGAGCACGGTGCGCGGCACCGCGCCGATCAGGTTGAAGTCGCCGAGCACCAGGTAGGGCTGCGGCAGGTCGGCGATCCAGCGCCGGATCGCGGCCAGCTGCCCGACGTTCCACCCCGGCACGAACGACAGGTGCGCCGCCACCACGGTGAACTCCCCGCCCGGCCCGGCCAGCACCGCCGCCAGCGCCGCCCGCGGCTCGTCCGGGACGGGCGTCAGCCCGCGCCGCCCGGCCACCCGCAGCGGCAGGCCGAAGGGCGCGGGCGCGAACCGGCGGGCCCGCCAGTGCAGCACCGGCAGCCGGGTGAGCAGTGCGGTGCCGTACGAGGGCCGGGCGGTGTCGGCCAGGTCGGCGGGCCCGTAGACGGCCAGGCCGGGCCGCTCCGGGTCGGGCACCCAGCCCGCCGAGGGGGCGGGGACGCCGTGCAGCGCGGCGGCGAAGCGCCAGTCCGCGGCGCCCATCGCCTTCGCGGCGACGGCCGCCTGGTCGACCAGGCCGGAGCGCTCCTGGTGGCGGTCGACCTCCTGGAGGGCGAGCACGTCGGCGTCGAGCGAGGCGACGGCCTCGGCCAGCGGGCCGCCCGGATCGGCGGGCCGGGGCGCCGGGCTGCCGTCGGGGGCGAGCGGTTGGCCGTGCAGCAGGTTGTACGTGGCGATCCGCAGTGTGGTCACGCCGTCGACCGTACCGGGCCCGGGTGAACGGCCCGGCGGCTTGAGGGTGGCGGGCATACCGGGTATACATACTCGGTATGTCGATCCGTCACGGCCTGCTCGCCCTGCTCGACCAGGGCCCGCGCTACGGCTACCAGCTGAGATCCGAGTTCGAGGCCCGCACCGGGGCGACCTGGCCGCTCAACGTCGGCCAGGTGTACACCACGCTGGGCCGCCTGGAGCGCGACGGGCTGGTGGAGGCCGCCGGCGAGGACGACGAGGGCCACCAGTTCTACTCCGTCACCGACGAGGGACGCGCGGAACTGCGCCGGTGGTTCGACACCCCGGTGCCGCGCACCAACCCGC
This is a stretch of genomic DNA from Kitasatospora fiedleri. It encodes these proteins:
- a CDS encoding endonuclease/exonuclease/phosphatase family protein, which produces MTTLRIATYNLLHGQPLAPDGSPAPRPADPGGPLAEAVASLDADVLALQEVDRHQERSGLVDQAAVAAKAMGAADWRFAAALHGVPAPSAGWVPDPERPGLAVYGPADLADTARPSYGTALLTRLPVLHWRARRFAPAPFGLPLRVAGRRGLTPVPDEPRAALAAVLAGPGGEFTVVAAHLSFVPGWNVGQLAAIRRWIADLPQPYLVLGDFNLIGAVPRTVLGSAHAIQRTARRERVRTARRTRLQGWYDLARTPTYPAHRPTVQFDHILGIGVPRNTVGSVSAPRTGVSDHRPLVVEVEV
- a CDS encoding MGMT family protein, giving the protein MRRMTEPEDVPEIPPYAEAVLDLAERIPPGRVMTYGDVAEYLGRGGPRQVGRVMALYGAPVPWWRVIRADGRPLPGHEHRALPEYRAEGTPLRTVGGEPRVDLRAARWDGGV
- a CDS encoding ATP-dependent helicase; this encodes MTSPFRLVRSPLAQPDPPQLDSFQQAVVEHASGPLLVLAGPGTGKTTTLVEAVARRVADGTAPERVLVLTFSRRAAMELRDRMTARIGATAPQATTFHSFCYALLRTHQAPEEYAEPLRLLSGPEQDVMVRELLAGGAEDARAGAGTIDWPLDLRACLTTRGFADEVRAVLARSRELGLGEAELERFARGVQRPDWAAAAHFLAEYLDVLDLRGVLDYAELVHRAVLLAERPDVAAGLRGRYDAVFVDEYQDTDPAQVRLLQRLAGGGRDLVAVGDPDQSIYAFRGADVNGILEFPHAFPRADGSPAEVKVLRVSRRSRPVLLAASRELARRMPMGRLPADKLAAHRALLPSAAGHGREGGAVEVYTYPTPGAELDSVADLLRRAHLEDGVPWGEMAVLVRAGSRTIPAVRRALTAAGVPLEIDGDDLPLREESAVVPLLLALRVCAEGPGALTADLAHTLLTGPLAALDGSDLRRLGRTLREEERRALAAEGAPGAVRPAEELIREALEQPELLALLAAPYARRAYELGTLLRKVRELLAGGASAEDALWELWDGSRRWRERLERAALRGGPAGRNADRDLDALCALFETAARAEERVTGHRGALDLLAEVEAQDIAADTLHVRAVRPDAVRLMTAHRSKGLEWRLVVVAGVQEGLWPDLRRRGSLLEADRIGRDGLAEPLSAGALLAEERRLFYVAATRAKDRLVVTAVKAPAEDGDEPSRFLRELYRETLDPRTGKVLERTPPVRVADVTSRPRRPLSVPALVAELRAVTVDPARSPQLRRAAAERLATLAAALDEEGRPLVPAAHPDQWWGLDDPTAAPQPLREPGQPVGLSGSGLEQLESCTLQWFLEKDVRAGTTASAAQGFGNVVHALADEVGSGRTPADLAVLMERLDTVWDALAFDAPWKSAQEKGEARAALERFLRWHVLERGRTTVATEHGFDLTLEVGGVAVRVRGSMDRVETDAAGRAYVVDFKTGKQVPTDKSLPEHRQLAVYQLAVGNGALDPLPGFEHGATPGGAELVHLREPAKGDPEAPKVQRQLPEESTPWIEDLLVTTAGKVLAERFTPTAGERCGRCSFRGSCSAQRDGRHVVD
- a CDS encoding lysylphosphatidylglycerol synthase transmembrane domain-containing protein → MTGTAELNVDEGSEQPATDGSAARGPAAPPVDLRHRARDAHHTGEEAVAAQLPPDGGPDRPPDGPDEPYGPDGPPDEPYGPGGDQPAEEPAGEYLAVDEPLLAPRAHRPSDLLRFLAGLFGIIAVFVLAQVAVSTTTGIENDITVNANRIPGVLSKISALVSSVAVLTVPLAFAVERLIKRDGLRVADGVLASVLAYGVSLGVDWWVAAGAPEEIRNALTQSSPGSDTLTDPVHGYLAPVIAYMTAVGMSSRPRWRVALWVVVILSGAAELINGNTTPLSLVLTVLIGWSVAYGTLYAIGSPNIRPTGQHLMIGLRKVGFVPSAAHLAPPAPGGTRRYLVTQQTGPLLDVHIIDREQQASGFFYRAWRRLRLRSVAVRRSPQSLRQALEQEALIAYAAAASGARAPQLVATSELGPDAAILVYENVAGRTLDDLADEEVTDAVMASFWKSVATLHERRIAHRRLTGESLLVVDEQTGCLVNLSGGDIAAGDLTLRIDVAQLITTFALRIGPERAVAVATAVLGPTRIAEALPLLQPVGLSRQTRGDLQRMTKERKAAAQALALRQVAAGERTQQQAEEDIAQAGEDLLARIRAQILQIAPEAPLEPAKLERLKPKTLIMVVALTFAAYLALTTIRPDQFKVSQMNWAWASVALAASAFSYVAAAMSLTGFVPEKLPFWRTVAAQLAGSFVKLVAPAAVGGIALNTRYLQKAGIRPVQAVASVGASQLAGLGGHLLLLFAFGLITGSQTNGDLGASRAVIIGVLTAAVLALVVAAVGPLRRFVVTRVRSLLFGVIPRMLDLMQTPRKLITGFGGILLLTLSFTACLDASVHAFGGGANVTYAAVAVVFLTANAAGSAIPTPGGIGPVEIALITALTVAGVPATAATPAVFLYRLLTFWLPVAPGWGAYNVLHRRNAL
- a CDS encoding PP2C family protein-serine/threonine phosphatase, coding for MSATGWIRDVLHGPTPGPVPGTVTGTWPKTSHALPLIGMLLILSLDLLTASRVSVEPALTAVPALAAVVSRRTWYPLLTGALAEACAFGTAWYHGILGQSVHTATVAAIIVIAGIGHLSATLRLRQELALAEAQLVAEVARRVLLRPVPDRVGPVRAAVRYAAAAAHASIGGDLYEVVNTRHGVRAVMGDVRGKGLAAVETAAAVLGAFREAAHQEPALERVAGWLAVSLDRALHENDHPGVEEEFVTLVLVGVRPDGVLEIANCGHPPPVLLRGEEPPHLLAADETVPPLGVLDPEDVCPPLQPVELRSGDRLLLYTDGVIEARDHGGAFYPLTDRLPLLADDGPGDVLQRLHDDVVRHVGHKLGDDAAMLLLQFDPVALPAQAAPRDPGAAVGTGADA